The following proteins are co-located in the Besnoitia besnoiti strain Bb-Ger1 chromosome Unknown contig00007, whole genome shotgun sequence genome:
- a CDS encoding uncharacterized protein (encoded by transcript BESB_072490), which yields MGPRRQDPNRTDNCPYCTLKMYCKQHKTFLQPQNFNPDAPQPKDSAGTISRMYDQIISSKLTKFRERFSAALEKHSETMWGPDPLQQLKAMQTTPPEVKKPKKAKKERKKKKDSKKKKKKDKKKRKSKKSSKCKSRSSSSDSSDDSDSSSSDSSSSSDSEVERYLLVEGKVGSGPPSSHGHTGSVGAVIS from the exons ATGGGGCCGCGGAGACAAGATCCTAACAGGACGGACAATTGTCCGTACTGCACA CTCAAAATGTACTGTAAACAACACAAGACTTTCCTGCAACCGCAGAATTTCAACCCGGACGCGCCTCAACCAAAAGATTCTGCTGGGACTATTTCGCGAATGTACGACCAGATCATCAGCAGCAAACTAACAAAGTTCCGCGAgcgcttcagcgccgcccTTGAGAAACACTCGGAAACAATGTGGGGCCCGGATCCTCTTCAGCAGCTGAAGGCCATGCAGACAACTCCCCCCGAGGTGAAGAAGCCCAA GAAGGCtaagaaagagaggaaaaagaagaaagatagcaagaagaaaaagaagaaagacaagaagaagaggaagtcGAAAAAGAGCTCGAAGTGCAAGTCTAGATCAAGTAGCAGCGACAGTAGCGACGACAGTGATTCTTCTTCAAGTGACTCGTCGTCATCATCTGATTCGGAAGTCGAAAGGTACTTGCTCGTGGAAGGGAAAGTGGGCAGTGGGCCTCCCAGCTCTCATGGTCATACCGGGAGCGTGGGTGCGGTGATTAGCTAA